A stretch of Halocalculus aciditolerans DNA encodes these proteins:
- a CDS encoding phosphotransferase family protein — translation MSESSEEYFGRLVDEERLADFLEAEFGPVEAYDVTRHAEGHSNETLFVTWGSRELVIRRPPPGETADTAHDVLREYRVMDALQATDVPVPPTVAACEDHDVIGSDFYVMDRVEGDVLRGGEPERFANPESRARVGEELVDTLATVHEVDVEAVGLGEFGRPAGYTRRQVDRWEKQLDWAFEVTADEREIPELDRVGDWLDDHCPEEHDHALVHGDYKLDNVLYAPGTPPALDAVFDWEMSTLGDPLADLGWMLSYWRDAKDPEPTIPELTATFMEAEGYPTRRELVARYEEQTGRTFENERFYRALAVYKLAGLGEMFFRRHLEGNADDPMYPKMRERVPALAERAARIIDGDEPL, via the coding sequence ATGTCTGAGTCAAGCGAGGAGTACTTCGGGCGGCTCGTCGACGAGGAGCGGCTGGCGGACTTCCTCGAAGCCGAATTCGGTCCGGTCGAAGCGTACGACGTTACGCGGCACGCGGAGGGTCACTCGAACGAGACGCTGTTCGTGACGTGGGGGAGTCGGGAGTTGGTGATTCGGCGGCCGCCGCCCGGGGAGACGGCGGACACCGCCCACGACGTGCTCCGCGAGTACCGCGTGATGGACGCGCTCCAGGCCACGGACGTGCCGGTGCCGCCGACGGTGGCGGCCTGCGAGGACCACGACGTCATCGGGAGCGACTTCTACGTGATGGACCGCGTCGAGGGCGACGTGCTCCGCGGCGGGGAGCCGGAACGCTTCGCGAATCCGGAGAGCAGAGCGCGCGTCGGCGAGGAGCTCGTGGACACGCTCGCGACCGTCCACGAAGTCGACGTGGAGGCCGTGGGGCTGGGCGAGTTCGGGCGGCCGGCGGGGTACACGCGCCGGCAGGTGGACCGCTGGGAGAAACAGCTCGACTGGGCGTTCGAGGTCACGGCGGACGAGCGGGAGATTCCGGAGCTCGACCGGGTCGGCGACTGGCTGGACGACCACTGCCCCGAGGAGCACGACCACGCGCTCGTTCACGGGGACTACAAGCTCGACAACGTCCTCTACGCGCCGGGGACGCCGCCGGCGCTCGACGCGGTCTTCGACTGGGAGATGAGCACGCTCGGGGACCCGCTCGCGGACCTCGGGTGGATGCTCTCGTACTGGCGGGACGCGAAGGACCCGGAGCCGACGATTCCCGAGCTGACGGCGACGTTCATGGAGGCGGAGGGGTATCCGACGCGCCGCGAACTCGTCGCGCGCTACGAGGAACAGACGGGCCGGACGTTCGAGAACGAGCGGTTCTACCGGGCGCTCGCGGTGTACAAACTCGCCGGGCTGGGCGAGATGTTCTTCCGCCGGCATCTGGAGGGGAACGCGGACGACCCGATGTATCCGAAGATGCGCGAGCGCGTTCCGGCGCTCGCCGAGCGAGCGGCGCGCATCATCGACGGCGACGAACCCCTCTGA
- a CDS encoding acyl-CoA dehydrogenase family protein, whose translation MEYTDSELASEFAERTREFIDDVVVPVERDHLGGDAVDESTVADLREQARDYGVYAPHLPEEYGGQGLSYRDMLPVFEAAGRSLLGATAVRVDAPDEGNMHTLEMFGTEDQKEEWLRPLVQGDARSAFSMTEPNPGAGSDPKMIQTTAEKDGDEWVIDGHKWWTTQGTEADVLIVMAKTDPDAHPYSGCSLFLVPADADGVDVVRDIPHVGGGVTGIGHAEIKYDDVRVPEDALLGERNEGFSHSQQRLGPARLTHCMRYSGMAERALDVAKAYADDRDAFGEPLSEKQHTRFRIAEAETNLHAARTMVRHAADQIEAGEEARVPVSMAKVFTANTVQDVIDDCIQLCGGSGIGKDLPLADFYENVRQFRIVDGADEVHKRVIGRDAFDQDPHAEELANLPDYQV comes from the coding sequence ATCGAGTACACGGACTCCGAACTCGCCAGCGAGTTCGCCGAACGCACCCGAGAGTTCATCGACGACGTCGTCGTCCCCGTCGAACGCGACCACCTCGGCGGCGACGCCGTCGACGAATCCACCGTCGCCGACCTCCGCGAGCAAGCCCGCGACTACGGCGTCTACGCCCCCCACCTCCCCGAGGAGTACGGCGGACAGGGGCTCAGCTACCGCGACATGCTCCCCGTCTTCGAAGCCGCCGGCCGCAGCCTCCTCGGCGCGACCGCCGTCCGCGTCGACGCCCCCGACGAAGGCAACATGCATACCCTCGAGATGTTCGGCACCGAGGACCAGAAAGAGGAGTGGCTCCGCCCGCTCGTCCAGGGCGACGCCCGCTCCGCCTTCTCCATGACCGAACCCAACCCCGGTGCCGGCTCCGACCCCAAGATGATTCAGACGACCGCCGAGAAAGACGGCGACGAGTGGGTCATCGACGGCCACAAATGGTGGACGACGCAGGGCACCGAAGCCGACGTCCTCATCGTCATGGCGAAGACCGACCCCGACGCCCACCCCTACTCCGGCTGCTCGCTCTTCCTCGTCCCCGCCGACGCCGACGGCGTCGACGTCGTCCGCGACATCCCGCACGTCGGCGGCGGCGTCACCGGCATCGGCCACGCCGAAATCAAATACGACGACGTCCGCGTCCCCGAAGACGCCCTCCTCGGCGAACGCAACGAGGGGTTCTCACACTCCCAGCAGCGCCTCGGCCCCGCCCGCCTCACCCACTGCATGCGCTACTCCGGGATGGCCGAACGCGCCCTCGACGTCGCGAAAGCCTACGCGGACGACCGCGACGCCTTCGGCGAACCGCTCTCCGAGAAACAGCACACGCGCTTCCGCATCGCCGAAGCCGAGACGAACCTCCACGCCGCCCGCACGATGGTCCGCCACGCCGCCGACCAGATCGAAGCCGGCGAAGAAGCCCGCGTCCCCGTCTCCATGGCGAAAGTCTTCACCGCCAACACCGTGCAGGACGTCATCGACGACTGCATCCAGCTCTGCGGCGGCAGCGGCATCGGCAAAGACCTCCCGCTCGCCGACTTCTACGAGAACGTCCGCCAGTTCCGCATCGTCGACGGCGCGGACGAAGTCCACAAACGCGTCATCGGCCGCGACGCCTTCGACCAAGACCCCCACGCGGAAGAGCTCGCGAACCTCCCCGACTACCAGGTCTGA
- a CDS encoding ATP-binding protein: MAQAANPNPDGELVDRFEEFFRRYYSDEVGELARQYPREQKSLTLEWGDLYKFDTDLADDYLQHPDQLQQAAEEALRLYDLPIDVSLGQAHVRVEGLEEYTEIRDIRAENLNTLVGVQGMVRKATDVKPKIREAVFVCQRCGHETVVPQADAGFQEPYQCESCERQGPFKLNAERSEFVDSQKLRIQESPEGLAGGETPQSIDVHVEDDITGEVTPGDHVTTTGVLRLDQSEAQNESPIFDVYLDGVSVVVEDEEFEEMDITDEDKREIIEISDSDSLYEDMVDSMAPAIYGHRQAKLAMILQLFSGVTKNLPDGSRIRGDLHMLLIGDPGTGKCVSGDTRVTLADGTERPIRELVEENLDEPKPIDDGVWDDAEIALPGLDPDSHITEHTATRVWKREAPESLYRVRTSSGREVDVTPSHPLFVQRNGRHEAVRAEALETGEFIAVAPRMATDGGVAAAGSTANVPTRATFDRIESIEAIEPEEEWVYDLEVAGVHNYLTNGVVSHNSQMISYIQNIAPRSVYTSGKGSSSAGLTAAAVRDDFGDGQQWTLEAGALVLADQGIAAVDELDKMRPEDRSAMHEALEQQKISISKAGINATLKSRCSLLGAANPKYGRFDEYEPIGEQIDLEPALVSRFDLIFTVTDKPDPEEDSKLAKHILQTNYAGELNTQRTKIANSPHTEDEVDAQTEEVAPAIDADLLRKYIAYSRRKCYPTMSAEARQAIEDFYVNLRAKGADEDAPVPVTARKLEGLVRLAEASARVRLSDTVEKEDADRVIEITRSCLQDIGVDPETGEFDADVVETGRSKTQRDRIRNVKGLISDIEDDFDEGAPVDEVLARAEEVGIDEGKAEHEIEKLKKQGEVYEPSNGHLRTT, encoded by the coding sequence ATGGCGCAGGCCGCGAACCCGAATCCGGACGGGGAGCTCGTCGACCGGTTCGAGGAGTTCTTCCGGCGGTACTACAGCGACGAGGTGGGGGAGCTGGCGCGGCAGTATCCGCGCGAGCAGAAATCGCTGACGCTGGAGTGGGGCGACCTCTACAAGTTCGATACGGACTTAGCGGACGACTACCTCCAGCATCCGGACCAGCTACAGCAGGCGGCGGAGGAGGCGCTCCGGCTCTACGACCTCCCGATCGACGTGAGTCTCGGGCAGGCGCACGTGCGCGTGGAAGGGTTGGAGGAGTACACGGAGATTCGGGATATCCGCGCGGAGAACCTGAACACGCTCGTCGGCGTGCAGGGGATGGTGCGGAAGGCGACGGACGTGAAGCCGAAAATCCGCGAGGCCGTCTTCGTCTGTCAGCGCTGCGGGCACGAGACCGTCGTCCCGCAGGCGGACGCGGGCTTCCAGGAGCCCTACCAGTGTGAGTCCTGTGAGCGACAGGGCCCGTTCAAGCTGAACGCCGAGCGCTCCGAGTTCGTGGACTCGCAGAAACTCCGGATTCAGGAGAGCCCGGAGGGGCTGGCGGGCGGGGAGACGCCGCAGAGCATCGACGTGCACGTCGAGGACGACATCACGGGCGAGGTCACGCCCGGCGACCACGTCACCACGACGGGCGTCCTCCGCCTCGACCAGTCCGAGGCGCAGAACGAATCCCCCATCTTCGACGTCTACCTCGACGGCGTCTCCGTCGTCGTCGAGGACGAGGAGTTCGAGGAGATGGACATCACGGACGAGGACAAACGCGAGATCATCGAGATATCGGACAGCGACAGCCTCTACGAGGACATGGTGGACTCGATGGCTCCCGCCATCTACGGCCACCGCCAGGCGAAACTCGCGATGATCCTCCAGCTCTTCTCCGGCGTCACGAAGAACCTCCCCGACGGCTCCCGAATCCGCGGCGACCTCCACATGCTCCTCATCGGGGACCCCGGGACGGGGAAGTGTGTATCCGGAGACACACGCGTCACGCTCGCCGACGGGACGGAGCGGCCGATTCGCGAACTCGTCGAGGAGAATCTCGACGAGCCGAAACCGATCGACGACGGCGTCTGGGACGACGCCGAAATCGCGCTCCCCGGCCTCGACCCGGACAGCCACATCACGGAGCACACCGCGACGCGCGTCTGGAAGCGCGAAGCGCCCGAAAGCCTGTATCGCGTTCGCACGTCGAGCGGCCGTGAAGTCGACGTCACGCCCTCGCACCCGCTGTTCGTACAGCGGAACGGCCGCCACGAAGCGGTACGCGCGGAAGCCCTCGAAACAGGCGAGTTCATCGCTGTCGCCCCGCGAATGGCGACTGACGGCGGCGTCGCCGCCGCTGGAAGCACAGCAAACGTCCCGACACGTGCAACGTTCGACCGCATCGAGTCCATCGAAGCCATCGAGCCCGAGGAGGAGTGGGTGTACGACCTCGAAGTCGCGGGTGTCCACAACTACCTGACGAACGGCGTCGTCTCCCACAACTCCCAGATGATTTCGTACATCCAGAACATCGCGCCGCGCTCCGTCTACACCTCCGGCAAGGGGTCGTCGAGCGCGGGTCTGACGGCTGCCGCCGTCCGCGACGATTTCGGCGACGGCCAGCAGTGGACGCTGGAAGCGGGGGCGCTCGTCCTCGCGGACCAGGGGATCGCGGCGGTGGACGAGCTGGACAAGATGCGGCCGGAGGACCGCTCGGCGATGCACGAGGCGCTGGAGCAGCAGAAGATTTCGATTTCGAAGGCGGGTATCAACGCGACGCTGAAGTCGCGGTGTAGCCTGCTGGGGGCGGCGAACCCGAAGTACGGGCGGTTCGACGAGTACGAGCCTATCGGCGAGCAGATCGACTTAGAGCCCGCGCTCGTGTCGCGCTTCGACCTCATCTTCACGGTGACGGACAAGCCGGACCCGGAGGAGGACTCGAAGCTCGCGAAGCACATCCTGCAGACGAACTACGCGGGCGAGCTCAACACGCAGCGGACGAAGATCGCGAACTCGCCGCACACGGAGGACGAGGTGGACGCGCAGACGGAGGAGGTCGCGCCGGCGATCGACGCGGACCTCCTGCGGAAGTACATCGCGTACTCGCGGCGGAAGTGCTATCCGACGATGAGCGCGGAGGCGCGGCAGGCCATCGAGGACTTCTACGTGAATCTCCGGGCGAAGGGCGCGGACGAGGACGCGCCCGTGCCGGTGACGGCGCGGAAGCTCGAAGGGCTCGTGCGCCTCGCGGAGGCGTCGGCGCGCGTCCGCCTCTCCGATACGGTGGAGAAGGAGGACGCGGACCGCGTCATCGAGATTACGCGCTCCTGCCTGCAGGACATCGGCGTCGACCCGGAGACGGGCGAGTTCGACGCCGACGTGGTGGAGACGGGGCGGTCGAAGACGCAGCGCGACCGCATCCGGAACGTGAAGGGCCTCATCAGCGACATCGAGGACGACTTCGACGAGGGCGCGCCGGTGGACGAAGTCCTCGCCCGCGCGGAGGAAGTCGGTATCGACGAGGGGAAGGCCGAACACGAGATCGAGAAGCTGAAGAAACAGGGCGAGGTCTACGAGCCGTCGAACGGCCACCTGCGGACGACGTAA
- a CDS encoding pro-sigmaK processing inhibitor BofA family protein, with protein MVSMLEVVLLLVVLAALVGAYRVVNAVKPFVVNAVVGLVTLFVAQAVFGVDVAITPLTLLVVAIGGFPGALLVLLLSVSGVAFVPGLLAAGALA; from the coding sequence ATGGTGTCGATGCTGGAGGTCGTCCTCCTCCTCGTGGTGTTGGCGGCGCTCGTGGGCGCGTACCGTGTGGTGAACGCCGTGAAACCGTTCGTGGTGAACGCCGTCGTCGGCCTGGTGACGCTCTTCGTGGCGCAGGCGGTGTTCGGCGTCGACGTCGCCATCACGCCGCTCACGCTCCTCGTCGTCGCCATCGGCGGGTTCCCCGGCGCGCTGCTCGTCCTCCTCCTGTCCGTCTCCGGCGTCGCGTTCGTCCCCGGCCTCCTCGCCGCGGGCGCGCTCGCCTGA
- a CDS encoding DEAD/DEAH box helicase, with amino-acid sequence MATQVQHVDTLFLHQTQDRYAVVAEREGEKLFEGKLELQETDAGARPAKFRVKTGGSSEEPRRPDEFVEIARRATRIRISEQTRQSGRRELRELLEGFQLRDKAKVVRTCRFCANAGSYSPITSETAIETAQGERICPDCAKQELERELAFKGSMTGAAQDRLEALLLEVQDLERIVNLLSGNLDPDLTKFDTISANTDDIDPVPVSDLDLHPGMKDLLVDRFDTLLPVQSLAAENGLLDGDDQLVVSATATGKTLIGEMAGMHRHLSGNGKFLFLVPLVALANQKHEDFEERYGHLGEVTIRVGASRIRDDGHAFDPNADVIVGTYEGIDHSLRTGKNLGDVGTVVIDEVHTLQEEGRGHRLDGLITRLKHYCEERAERKSGYGGAQWIYLSATVGNPGGLAEKLQANLVEFEERPVPIERHVTFADGQEKPDIINKLVRREFDKESSKGYRGQTIVFTNSRRRCHEISRKLDYNAAPYHAGLDYGKRKQVEREFGNQDLAAVVTTAALAAGVDFPASQVVFDSLAMGIEWLTVQEFEQMLGRAGRPDYHDKGKVYMLVEPDAVYHSSMEMTEDEVSFKLLKGDMEDVITRYDENAAIAETLANVTVAGKQAKRLNDRMVGDVPTRHALGKLIEYDFIDGFRPTPLGRVVTTHFLDPDEAFLIIDDLRKDLDPFDIIADLELKENEEA; translated from the coding sequence GTGGCGACGCAGGTTCAGCACGTGGATACGTTGTTCCTCCACCAGACGCAGGACCGCTACGCGGTGGTGGCGGAGCGCGAGGGAGAGAAGCTGTTCGAGGGGAAGCTGGAGCTGCAGGAGACGGACGCGGGCGCGCGGCCGGCGAAGTTCCGCGTGAAGACGGGCGGCTCCTCAGAGGAGCCGCGGAGACCGGACGAGTTCGTGGAGATCGCGCGGCGGGCGACCCGCATCCGCATCAGCGAGCAGACGCGCCAATCGGGCCGCCGGGAGCTCCGCGAACTCCTGGAGGGCTTTCAGCTCCGCGATAAGGCGAAGGTCGTGCGGACGTGCCGGTTCTGCGCGAACGCGGGGTCGTACTCGCCGATTACGAGCGAGACGGCCATCGAGACGGCGCAGGGCGAACGCATCTGCCCGGACTGCGCGAAGCAGGAGCTCGAACGCGAACTCGCGTTCAAGGGGAGCATGACGGGCGCGGCGCAGGACCGGCTTGAGGCCCTCTTGCTCGAAGTGCAGGACTTAGAGCGCATCGTGAACCTACTGTCGGGGAATCTCGACCCGGACCTGACGAAGTTCGACACCATCAGCGCGAACACGGACGACATCGACCCCGTTCCCGTCTCTGACCTCGACCTGCATCCGGGGATGAAGGACCTGCTCGTCGACCGCTTCGACACGCTGCTCCCCGTGCAGAGCCTCGCGGCGGAGAACGGGCTCCTCGACGGCGACGACCAGCTCGTCGTATCCGCGACGGCGACAGGTAAAACGCTCATCGGGGAGATGGCGGGGATGCACCGCCACCTGAGCGGGAACGGGAAGTTCCTCTTCCTCGTGCCGCTCGTCGCGCTCGCGAACCAGAAACACGAGGATTTCGAGGAGCGCTACGGCCACCTCGGCGAGGTGACGATTCGGGTCGGGGCGTCGCGCATCCGCGACGACGGGCACGCGTTCGACCCGAACGCGGACGTCATCGTCGGGACCTACGAGGGGATCGACCACTCGCTGCGGACGGGGAAGAACCTCGGCGACGTCGGCACGGTCGTCATCGACGAGGTGCACACCCTCCAAGAGGAGGGGCGCGGTCACCGCCTCGACGGCCTCATCACCCGCCTGAAACACTACTGCGAGGAGCGCGCGGAGCGCAAGAGCGGGTACGGGGGCGCGCAGTGGATTTACCTCTCGGCGACGGTCGGGAACCCCGGTGGGCTGGCGGAGAAACTCCAGGCGAACCTCGTGGAGTTCGAGGAGCGCCCGGTGCCCATCGAGCGGCACGTGACGTTCGCGGACGGCCAGGAGAAACCCGACATCATCAACAAGCTCGTCCGCCGGGAGTTCGATAAGGAGTCCTCGAAGGGGTATCGCGGGCAGACCATCGTCTTCACGAACTCCCGGCGGCGGTGCCACGAGATCTCGCGGAAGCTCGATTACAACGCCGCGCCCTACCACGCGGGTCTCGACTACGGGAAGCGCAAGCAGGTCGAGCGAGAGTTCGGCAACCAGGACCTCGCCGCCGTCGTCACCACGGCGGCGCTCGCCGCGGGCGTCGACTTCCCGGCGAGCCAGGTCGTCTTCGACTCGCTCGCGATGGGTATCGAGTGGCTAACGGTACAAGAATTCGAGCAGATGCTCGGGCGCGCCGGCCGCCCGGACTACCACGACAAAGGCAAGGTCTACATGCTCGTCGAGCCGGACGCCGTCTACCACAGCTCGATGGAGATGACGGAGGACGAGGTCTCCTTCAAACTCCTCAAAGGCGACATGGAGGACGTCATCACGCGATACGACGAGAACGCCGCCATCGCGGAGACGCTCGCGAACGTCACCGTCGCGGGCAAGCAGGCGAAGCGACTGAACGACCGCATGGTCGGCGACGTTCCGACGCGCCACGCGCTCGGGAAGCTCATCGAGTACGACTTCATCGACGGGTTCCGACCGACGCCGCTCGGCCGCGTCGTCACCACGCACTTCCTCGACCCCGACGAAGCCTTCCTCATCATCGACGACCTCCGCAAGGACCTCGACCCCTTCGACATCATCGCCGACCTCGAACTCAAGGAGAACGAAGAGGCCTAA
- a CDS encoding endonuclease dU encodes MKAGTRALGVAESFRGDRSTLAGVVVRADRVVDGVEFASCAVGGTDATERVLDLWTRLDREDVRFVFLAGVAPAWYNVLDLRRIHDAVDRPVLAVSFEASTGLEAPLREHFDGDELTERLERYDALPDRRPVSVNDETVYVRALGDVDAERVVTAYTPEGGRPEPLRVARLTARAGDRYVAGER; translated from the coding sequence GTGAAAGCCGGCACGAGGGCGCTCGGAGTCGCGGAGTCCTTCCGCGGCGACCGCAGCACCCTGGCCGGCGTCGTCGTCCGTGCCGACCGCGTCGTCGACGGCGTCGAATTCGCGTCGTGCGCTGTCGGCGGCACGGACGCGACGGAGCGTGTCCTCGACCTCTGGACGCGCCTCGACCGCGAAGACGTTCGATTCGTTTTTCTCGCCGGCGTCGCGCCCGCGTGGTACAACGTCCTCGACCTCCGGCGCATCCACGACGCCGTCGACCGCCCCGTTCTCGCCGTCTCCTTCGAGGCGTCCACGGGGCTCGAAGCGCCGCTGCGCGAGCACTTCGACGGCGACGAACTCACGGAGCGCCTCGAACGCTACGACGCGCTCCCCGACCGCCGTCCCGTTTCGGTGAACGACGAGACCGTCTACGTGCGCGCTCTCGGCGACGTCGACGCCGAACGCGTCGTCACCGCGTACACGCCCGAAGGCGGGCGGCCCGAGCCGCTGCGCGTCGCTCGGCTGACCGCGCGCGCTGGCGACCGGTACGTCGCGGGCGAACGCTGA
- a CDS encoding DUF5786 family protein — protein sequence MGFGSYDESEQERQSFDSDEQDGSTVTTEESTHNGRIDFTNGASNDELIDKLKDIKEQ from the coding sequence ATGGGCTTCGGAAGTTACGACGAATCTGAGCAGGAACGCCAGAGCTTCGACTCGGACGAACAGGACGGGTCGACCGTTACGACCGAAGAGAGCACCCACAACGGCCGCATCGACTTCACGAACGGCGCGTCGAACGACGAGCTCATCGACAAACTCAAAGACATCAAAGAGCAGTGA
- a CDS encoding MBL fold metallo-hydrolase — protein MNVVNVTEDADEFTCNAFLALGDRPALVDAGAMPGVADVVADHTEAIDTVVLTHQHGDHVQELDAVVDAFDPDVYAYDTHPLRTRELDDGDTLVLGDESFDVVYTPGHADDHVSLVSDATLFSGDVVVYDDGAFDDGSFGRTDMPGQSREALIESIQRLLDRLPASVEHMYSGHGDVFHGDVRAVVERALERAERREPKYPDQ, from the coding sequence ATGAACGTCGTGAACGTCACGGAGGACGCAGACGAGTTCACCTGTAACGCCTTCCTCGCCCTCGGCGACCGGCCGGCGCTCGTCGACGCCGGCGCGATGCCCGGCGTCGCGGACGTCGTCGCCGACCACACCGAAGCAATCGACACGGTCGTGCTCACCCACCAGCACGGCGACCACGTCCAGGAGCTCGACGCCGTCGTCGACGCCTTCGACCCCGACGTCTACGCCTACGACACGCACCCGCTCCGCACGCGCGAACTCGACGACGGCGACACGCTCGTTCTCGGCGACGAGTCCTTCGACGTCGTCTACACGCCCGGGCACGCCGACGACCACGTCTCCCTCGTCTCCGACGCCACGCTCTTCTCCGGCGACGTCGTCGTGTACGACGACGGCGCGTTCGACGACGGGAGCTTCGGCCGCACCGACATGCCCGGCCAGAGTCGGGAAGCGCTCATCGAGAGCATCCAGCGGCTCCTCGACCGCCTGCCCGCGAGCGTCGAACACATGTACAGCGGGCACGGCGATGTCTTCCACGGCGACGTCCGCGCCGTCGTCGAACGCGCGCTCGAACGCGCCGAGCGCCGCGAACCGAAGTACCCCGACCAGTAA
- a CDS encoding Nramp family divalent metal transporter, with product MSNSLRNARELLTYLGPGFLISVAYMDPGNWATNISGGAKFGTALLWVIVLASVMAMGIQILAAKLGIATGKGIAQLCREHLPSLVVWVLWAAAELAMIATDMAEIIGAAIGFSLVFGLPLAAGAVLAGVSSFVLLGVRSAHRRGFRAIEFAIMALVGVIALAFLFEVWLAKPSAANVAAGLAPSLPDATALYVAIGILGATVMPHSIYLHPYIVQDRRKRLVAESGDTDDVHRRHLRFESVDTILALFGAMFVNAAMLVVAAAALTGTGIETLEEAYLTLAGVFGANASLAFGVALIAAGLSSSLVATMSGQTVMDGFLDWNVSVWVRRSVTLVPSIAVVAAGFDPTSVLVASQVALSFELPFVLLPLLYFTREKRLMGAFTNRRPTTAALGVVVAVVVALNGWLLYATLLG from the coding sequence ATGTCGAATTCTCTGCGGAACGCGCGGGAACTCCTGACGTATCTCGGTCCGGGCTTCCTCATCTCCGTCGCGTACATGGACCCGGGGAACTGGGCGACTAACATCTCCGGCGGCGCGAAGTTCGGCACCGCCCTCCTCTGGGTCATCGTCCTCGCCAGCGTGATGGCGATGGGCATCCAGATCCTCGCCGCGAAACTCGGCATCGCGACCGGGAAAGGCATCGCCCAGCTCTGCCGCGAACACCTCCCTAGCCTCGTCGTCTGGGTGCTCTGGGCCGCCGCCGAACTCGCGATGATCGCCACCGACATGGCGGAGATCATCGGCGCGGCCATCGGCTTCAGCCTCGTCTTCGGCCTCCCGCTCGCCGCGGGCGCGGTCCTCGCCGGCGTCTCCAGTTTCGTCCTTCTCGGTGTTCGCTCCGCCCACCGCCGCGGCTTCCGCGCCATCGAGTTCGCCATCATGGCGCTCGTCGGCGTCATCGCCCTCGCCTTCCTCTTCGAAGTCTGGCTCGCGAAACCCAGCGCCGCGAACGTCGCCGCCGGCCTCGCCCCCTCTCTCCCGGACGCCACCGCGCTCTACGTCGCCATCGGCATCCTCGGTGCGACCGTCATGCCCCACTCCATCTACCTCCACCCCTATATCGTCCAGGACAGGCGAAAGCGACTCGTCGCCGAATCCGGCGACACCGACGACGTCCACCGCCGCCACCTCCGCTTCGAGTCCGTGGACACGATTCTCGCGCTCTTCGGCGCGATGTTCGTGAACGCCGCGATGCTCGTCGTCGCCGCCGCCGCCCTCACCGGCACCGGCATCGAAACCCTCGAGGAGGCCTACCTCACGCTCGCCGGCGTCTTCGGCGCGAACGCCAGCCTCGCCTTCGGCGTCGCCCTCATCGCCGCCGGCCTCTCCTCCTCCCTCGTCGCCACCATGTCCGGCCAGACCGTGATGGACGGCTTCCTCGACTGGAACGTCTCCGTCTGGGTTCGACGCTCCGTCACGCTCGTCCCCAGCATCGCCGTCGTCGCCGCCGGCTTCGACCCCACGAGCGTCCTCGTCGCCAGCCAGGTCGCCCTCTCCTTCGAACTCCCCTTCGTCCTCCTCCCCCTCCTCTACTTCACCCGCGAGAAACGCCTCATGGGCGCGTTCACCAACCGCCGCCCCACGACCGCCGCGCTCGGCGTCGTCGTCGCCGTCGTCGTCGCCCTCAACGGCTGGCTCCTCTACGCCACCCTCCTCGGCTGA
- a CDS encoding GNAT family N-acetyltransferase → MPGSVFAHGDTVDLRTIEEADLDVLRDAVNDPRVRTTIGMRTPKNTAQEREWLEEYVTDEDHVDLAIAADGETVGVVGLGPTDHPAGSAELGIWVAPEHWGNGYATDAARTMTDYAFDTLRKHRVTARVFDGNDASRRVWEKLGYTHEAVHRDAHFHSGDYVDVHYYAVLEDEWRSRSPGSTDG, encoded by the coding sequence ATGCCCGGCTCCGTCTTCGCCCACGGCGACACCGTCGACCTCCGAACCATCGAGGAAGCCGACCTCGACGTCCTCCGCGACGCCGTCAACGACCCGCGCGTCCGCACCACCATCGGCATGCGAACGCCGAAGAACACCGCGCAGGAACGCGAGTGGCTCGAAGAGTACGTCACCGACGAAGACCACGTCGACCTCGCCATCGCCGCCGACGGCGAAACCGTCGGCGTCGTCGGCCTCGGCCCCACCGACCACCCCGCCGGCTCCGCCGAACTCGGCATCTGGGTCGCCCCCGAGCACTGGGGGAACGGCTACGCCACCGACGCCGCGAGAACGATGACCGACTACGCCTTCGACACCCTCAGAAAGCACCGCGTCACCGCGCGCGTCTTCGACGGCAACGACGCGTCACGCCGCGTCTGGGAGAAACTCGGCTACACCCACGAAGCCGTCCACCGCGACGCCCACTTCCACTCCGGCGACTACGTCGACGTCCACTACTACGCCGTCCTCGAAGACGAATGGCGGAGTCGCTCACCCGGCTCGACAGACGGGTGA
- a CDS encoding 50S ribosomal protein L40e — protein MADQDIEDRLLGKMICMRCNARNPRDADQCRKCGYKKLRPKAREARAA, from the coding sequence ATGGCTGACCAGGACATCGAAGACCGTCTCCTCGGGAAGATGATCTGCATGCGCTGTAACGCGCGGAACCCGAGGGACGCGGACCAGTGCCGGAAGTGTGGCTACAAGAAACTCCGCCCGAAGGCTCGCGAAGCGCGCGCCGCATAA